Sequence from the Priestia megaterium genome:
TTGTGGACCTGTTGATATATTCCATCTTAAATACGACATCTTTTTTTCGAATCTGTTTTCCTTCGAGCATATTCATCAGTATCGAGGTTGCTCTTTGACCAATACCTAATAAATCGACATGAACTGTAGATAAAGCAGGCGTGATAAAATCTGAAATTGGAACATCATCTGCCCCAACCACAGATAGATCTTTGGGTACAGATAGTCCAAGCATATTGGCTGCCTTAATAACACCGATGGCTAAATAATCAGATGAGCAAACGACCCCTGTAATGTTGCTATGTTTCTTTAAAAATGTCGCTACTTCTGTTGTTGCTTTTAGAGCGTCAAATTCATCAATCTCAAATACGTTTTCAGAAGAAAAAGGTAAACCTAGTTCATCCATTTTCTCTTTATATCCATTTAAACACCTGACACTATGCATGGAACTCATCGGTCCATTTACGATTCCGATATTCCGGTGTCCTAGCTGATAAAGAGCATCCACTGCTTGTTTGATACCATCTTCATCATCCGGTCGTACGCATGGAAAAGGAGATCCTTCTAAATAGCTCCCTACTACGACAATCGGTAACCGGATACTTTCTAACCATTCTAGACTTAGCTCTTCATTTCTAGGTGCAAAAAGAATAACACCATCTACAGCCTGAGTTTCAAGCAACCGCTTCTGTTGAGAAGAGGTAAATGACATCATCATATTATAGTCTGTTTGGTCGATCCCTTTCGCTATTCCTTCTAAAACGGTTGAAAAAAATGGATTGTTCAGAATAAATGATCCCCGCGGAACCACAACCGCAATATTTCCTGTGTTTTGTTTAACAAGTCCTCTAGCTCCTAAATTAGGGCGATAATCTAATTCTTCCATTACTTTACGAATTCGTTCTGCGGTTTTCGCGCCAACACCAGGTTTATTTGTTAATACTCGTGAGACAGAAGCTGTTGAAACACCAGCTTTAAGTGCCACGTCCTTAATACTTACACTCATAGTACATACCTCCATGGGTCAAGTATATCTATCTATTATAAACGAGTCCCACCTAAATACTAAAGAATAGTGGTTGCAATCTTGCAACCACTACCTACAATATTTATTACGCTTTCACTTCATCTTTTAATAATCCGACTTTTAGTAAGCCTTGACGAATTTCTTCTACTTCCTCTTCTTTTAAAGGTAATACTGGACGTCTCGCTAATGAACTACTAATTAATCCACGTTGATACATTGCTTCTTTCATACGTAAGTGAGAGGTAGAAGAAGGCTCATCCATTTTATATACAGCCTGCTTTAATTCAAAAATACGGTCATACACAGCATTCGCAGCCGTTAAGTCTTGATCTTTCACACATTTCACTAGTTCTGCAATTAAATCTGGCACAAAACAACCAAAGCCAACTAATGCACCGTCAATTCCTTGAACTAAAGTAGGTAACAAGTATTCATCATGGCACGTTAACAGTGAAACATCAGGCGCATTCTTTTTTAATGCTCGAATATCTACTTCATATTGTGCAATATCTCGTTGGCCGACTTTAATAGACACAACGTTTGGAATAGCAGCCATTTCTAATAATTGACTGGTTGTATACGAAGTTTTTGTCCAAGTTGGATATTGGTGAACAACGATTGAGATGTTAATAGCTTCTGCCACATCTTTAAAAAACTGAACAGGTGATTCTTCTTGCATCCCAAAACGCAACCAAGAATGTGGGGGCATAAGTAGGATTCCACTTCCTCCTGCTTTTTCTACAGCTTGCGCATGTTGGATGGCCTCGATTGTTCCTTCTGCCGATACACCAGAGATAACAGGAATACGACCTTTTAATTCGTCAGCTGCAATTCTTACAGCCTCTGCACGTTCTTCAGGTAGTAAAGTCATAATTTCTCCTGTATGTCCATTTACTACAATTCCATTAACCCCTTCATGACTTGCAACCCAGCGAACTAAAGAGCGAAAACCTTCTTCATCGATTGAATAGTCGTCCTTAAATGGGATAAGAACTGCTGGAAATACGCCACTCCATTTTACTTTGTTTTTCATTAAAAACATCCCCTTTGTTATTTTAGTTTTTAATTTCAATTTATAGTAAACGTTTACGTAAATAATCATAAAATGAAAACGCTTAATTGTCAATATAATTTTTATTTTCTGATAAAATAAGACAAAAAAGCTTTCAAGCGCAGAATATACCAATGAAAATATAATTATCACAGAATAACTTAATAGTAAACGTTTACTATTAAGTTTATAGGGGAGATTCAAGGTTTAAAGTTTAAATTGTCCTTGGGCTTTAGAGGATTTCTTACATAAAGGTTAGTATTTCTGCTGTTATTTCTCTAGCAATAGCTTATATGATGGGTTGTGGATTCAAAAGAAAAAGATAAGGTCAACTAAGGTGCTGCTTGATAAAAGAGGGTTTCTAACATAGCTTTTATATTTGAGGGAGCAATGCCAAATGACTTACATGAGAATTTACACAAATATAATTCTAGTTGTTCAAATTACTGAGAAGGCAGCCACATAACACCTTTAGCTGCCTTTTACCTTTAATTGTATACGTTCCAAGAAGTGATAAACCTAAATTATTTTACATAATATACATGTTGTTATGAATATGCCTTACCTATCAAGTACTACTTTTTCACCAGTCTCTGCAGATGTCCGAACCGCATCCAATAGCTGATGAAGCTTAACGGCATCATGGAAGTTGGGAATTTGACCTCTATTTTCGAATATATCTTTTGCCAACATATTATAAGCCTTTTCAACATAGCCTTTTGGATTATTATCTTTTACTGAAGATACGTTTATTTCTTCAAAATAAACACCTTTAGCACTTAATAAATAAGTAGGATATTTAACTTTTTCGACTTTGAGATCACCAAATTGCACGTGTCCTGAGGAATGATTTTGTGTTAAACGAAAAACCCCCTTTTCCCCTCTAATCTCTAATTGAAAAGCTGGATAAACTCCGCCTTGAATATGGACAGAAGCCGAAATGTCATCGATGAGTGTCCCCTGTATTAAGATTTGGTCCGCTGTATCTTTTGATATCGTAACTCCTGTTCCTTGTATGAGAGCTTCTGTATAATGCGTATTCATTACAGCCGATAACTCTCTAAAATCACCTAAGATGTAGCAAAGAACATCAAGCGAGTGCCCACCGTTAATGGTAAGAAGGTTCGCTCCGTTTTCTTTTTTCAAAATATAACTGTTTGCTTCATCTGTTACTCCCCCTTTCCCTTGTGTGGCTACCTGCATGGTGCAGGAAATGATTCTCCCAATTTCTCCTTGTTTAATAGCCTCCTTTATATAATTCACTTCGGGAGATTGTCTTGCTTGTAATCCAATAGCATGGTGAATGTTCGCCTGACCCGCTAACCTTGCTAGTTTAACAGCCTGCATAGTATCTATGCCTAACGGCCACTCGCAATAAATATGTTTATTTTTCTCTATGGCTGCAATTGAAGCTTTGTAATGGAATGGAACTTTTACACTAACTACTACTAAATCAACATCTCTAGATTGGGCTAATTTCTTATAATCTGTGAAACTATGGGAAGCATGAAGTACCCTCGCACTTTCCTTTGCGGTTTCTGCTTTTGATGTTCCAATCGCGGTTATTTGATAAAAAGGGTTTTCTTTAAGTACTGGAATATGTGTTTTACTCGCCCATTGATTATTCAAAGATCCTCCTATAATTCCTACTTTTATTAATTGATCCGTCATTAGACATTCCTCCAAAATTTTGTAGAAAATCTTACCTTTTAATCAAGTATAATTAAAATGAATCATCATTTTAAATGTTAAAATATGATGGATATATCACTTTTTTTGATGGATGGTGAAAATGAATGGATATTGAAAACATGAAAGCTTTCGTTTCAGTGGCGGAATTAAGAAGTATATCTGCTGCTGCGATGAAATTGAATCATCTGCAATCTAATATGACCGCAAAAATAAAGAAAATTGAAATATATTATAACCAAGAACTGTTTATCAGAAATTCAAAAGGAGTTAAATTAACAAAACAAGGAGAAAAATTGTACCATCAATTTAAAAAAATATTGCATCTTTGGGAAGAAACTGAAAATAAAATGAAAAAACAAGACGAAAAACTCCGTATTGGCACCATGATATCAGTTGGGGGAACTGAATTCTCAAGCGCTTTAAACAAACTTTATAACACATATCCCGATTTAGCAGTAACGTTAAAAACCGGTTCAACCGAATATATTGAAAATCAAGTTCTACTTGGACAAATTGATGTAGCTTATACAATTGGATCATTAAACAACAAAAAGATAAGGTATAAAGAAGTAGGAGTAGAAGAAATGGTTGTAATTGGTCGAGGGATTGATCAACACACAACATTTGATGATTATGTAAGACAAAAAAATATACTTGTACTATCTGATAAGTGCTTGTACATGACAATACTACATAATATTTATGTGAGCTTAAATATTGAACAAGGTGACATTATTGAAGTGGGTGATCCAGAAACATTAGTACAATTTGCATTAATGGGTATGGGTATTTCCTTAGTATCTAAGCGTATCGCAAATCGTTATAACATCAACAATTATTTAGAAGTTCCATCACCCTATAGATACACTGACTTTTATCTCATCTCTCGCCTCAATTATGAATTTACCCCTATAGAAAAACAGTTTATTGAGTTAAATAACTTTAGCGACACTTTTAAAGGAATGGAAGTTTAACATCGAGGTTACAGTTTTTCCTGTAACCTCTTTTACAATTCCTTACCTGCAATTATCTTTTATATAAGAGTCATATGGGGTATTTTTTAATTTCCACAAGTTTGATCATGGGAAGCAGCCTTTCTAATTCCTGTGCCGCCATTGGTTACCAACACTATCTTATTTTTAAACATAACGTTTACATCTCTTTTATTGTCAAGCTCTGGAGAATTACTATATTTGCGTGTTCATTCATTTTGCTTGGCCTTCTTCACTATCTTTTCTAAGTAGATCTCCTAAACCTAAAAGAACTCAGTTAACAACTAGAGTAGAAGCTGGATTATAACAACAGATAATTTCAGAAAAAATTTTATGGTTTTGTAATTTCATGAAAGTTTCTTTTGCCTCCCTTTCTGTTTTAAATTCAAACATGATAATATTATTTTCTCTTGAATAAGCATTGATTACAGTAACCACCCACATTAAAAATCTCCTAGGGCTGTTACAATTAAATTTGATTCTGATAAATGAATATCTCTGGCATTCTTATGAGTAACTGTTATACCGGTAGACTTATTTGGAATGAACCCCTTTTCTAACCAAATAGAACCGCTTTGAAAATTCCATGTTCCCAAGTAAATCCCCCCGTATCTTACTATTGATACAATAAATTAGTTTATTTAATTGTTTACAGCAGCATCTTCTTTACACGCTTTGATAACATCCAACCAGTGATCTGGCTTTTGCCCTTTAAACTTCTCTTTCAAATTAAATGATGCTAATGTTTCTAACTTACTTTTTGCTGCTTTAGACATAACCGAGTTTAAATTAGAAGCCTCTAGCATTTGAATAGAGCCGTCTAACTCAATTGATCTTCTTAACGCATGTATAGAAGTCCCCGTTACTAATCGGTTCATTGTTTCTCTAAAGCTCTTACTATCTAGAGTTTCACTAATAGAATCTAAGACTAATTGTTCTACATTAAATTCATGAGAAGCTTCTAATAACTCTAGATAAAGAGCAACTACACCTTTCATATAAATGCTGCGAATTAGTTTTACAGCAGAGGCATCACCAGGTTTTTCACTTACTTTAGTTATGTCCATACTGTACGGAGTCATTAAGGAAATCAGTCGATCTACACCATTCCCACTTGCTGAAATAGGAACCTTATGCTTATAAACCGGCAAGGGACCTAGCATTGCAGCATCCACAAAGAATGCATTCTTTTCTTGTATATTTGTGTTGATTTTTTGTTTCACGATAGGAGTGGAAGCTGATACATCTACATAGATACATTCTTTCTTTATAAATGGTTTTAGCATCTCACTAACTTCAAGTGCTTTATCTGCGGGTACTGCTACCATTACTATATCTACTTGTTTTAAAACTTCTTCGGGTCTATAAAGAAGTTCTACTTGAGCTTGAGCAGCCCGTTCTTTAATTTGTGGACCATATGTAGGATGGTCTATCATAACATCATGAGCAAAAATGGTTTCTAAACCTTCGCCTTTTAAGCCAACTGACAACTCAAAAGCCGCCTCTCCAAATCCAATAAAACCTAATTTCACTTTAAAGCTCTCCCTTCTGTTTATAATCCGTATGCTTTCATCTGTTCTCTTAACCATGAAGGCTGAATGTTACCTTCAGATTCACCTTGCAGACGCGCTCTTTCAAATGCTTCGATTGTTTCTAAACGTGTTTTCTCATACTCTAGTTTTTTTTCAGCTTTAAAAAGAACCTCTTCAATCTTTTCTTTTGGAACTACAACAACTCCATCGTCATCACCTATAATTAGATCTCCTGGAATGACGGATACTCCTCCACAAGAAATAGGCTTATGCAACTCACCTGGCCCGTCCTTAAGGGGGCCATTTGGAATAAATCCTTTTGAGAAAATAGGAAACTCTGATTGGCTAAGAGTCTCCTTATCACGAACTGCCCCGTCTATAATAATGCCCTCTATTCCCATAGCTTTAGCTGCAGCTGCCATTAATTCTCCAAGGTAAGCATTTGCGGTATGACCCTTTCCATCAGCAACTAATACATAACCTTCTGTCCCGTCATAGATCGCCTGGTGAAGAAATAAGTTATCTCCAGGTCTTAAACTTACAGTTAGAGCGGTTCCAACTACCTTCATTCCTGTAGATACAGGCTTAATTTTATAATCCATTGAGCCTGTACACCCCATTGCATCGGATATAAGAGTTGTGTTAAGAAGTTTTGCTCTCTTAATAATGTCTTCAGATAATACTGGTGCTAAATTACTCACTGATATACACTCCTCTTCTCTTTTAATATATTCTAATCAATGCCCTACTTAGGATAACGCTTACAAAAATTAATTTAGTAAAATTAGATATTGCCCCCCTATTCGCAGAATATCTACAGTTTATTTGCTGCATTTTCGAAAAAGATAGAGAAACATCGTAAAAAATAAATAAAGTAATAAAAATTACTACATTTCATATTTATGTAATATTTATTACCACAACCTTAAATGTATCTTATCACCGGTTCTTAATAAAGTAAATCTATTTTTGTAAATACAACACAGGAAAAACATATCGTAAGCTTTATTACTTAGAAGAAACATTTTTACATAAAAAAGTAAACATGCTAAAATTCAAGTAAGTATTGTGATAAATACTTTTTATATACTTAAAAAAATAAAATTTACAATATAATCTGTTTAATTGGAGCGAAGGTATGGAAAATCCAATATTAAAATTAAAAGATAATATCTCACAACTAACAGAAACTCAACGGAGAGTAGCAGACTACATCCTTAAAAATCCTGTCGATGTAGCTTTTTTAACGGTTGATCAATTGGCCTTGACAGTAAAAACTAGTACGACCACGATAATGAGATTAACTTTTAGTCTAGGTTATTCTGGATATGCAGAGTTTCAAAAAGGACTTCAGGAGCTTTTACGTAACAATGCTGCTCCTCAAATCAGATTAGAAACAAATTTGAAGGGCTTAGATGAGAGTGATTTGTGGATGCGCTGTGCAGAAAGTCAATTCAATAACATTCAATCAACAGTAGAAATGATTTCTACAGAGAGTCTAAATAAAGCGTTAGAAATGATTGTCTCTGCAGACCGAATATTTTGTACAAGCGTTAGAAGTGGTTTACCCGTGGCACAGCATCTATCTTTTGGACTTAACCGATTACTCGGAAACTGTGAGCTAATTGTCTCTGACTTAAGTGATTGGGTGGATAAAGGAATTACTTTTACTTCTAGAGATTTAGTTATTGCAACCTCTTTTCCAAGATACGCTAGAAGAACTGTTGAGTTTGTAACAGCTGCCAAAAGCAACGATGCCAAGGTCATTTCAATTACTGACAGTTATTCTTCTCCTTTAGTTAAGTACTCAGATTTAGTATTACCTTGTAGCTCTAGTAGTATTGCTTTTCATAATTCGCCCATATCATCACTACTCGTAGCCGATTACCTTGTAAGTGCAATAGCTATAAATTATCCCGAAAAGACAAAAGATCGTCTGGATAAAATCAATTCAGTCCTTACAAAAATTAATTATCATTACACTGATTAAATTTACGAATGTGGTAAAAGTATGAAATATCGAATGTATAAAATAATTCGACATTTCATGTTTTTACCACTTTTTTATTTTTTTAATTAAGTCTAATACTTCCCTTTCACTTTTCATTTCTGTAAAAAAACATTTACTTTTCATTAGAAGCCATGATAGTATACTTTTAAATAGTCACAATTATTACAACAATTAAATAAAAAGTAATAATTATTACTTTACACTAAGGGTTGTAATAATGAATATAGTTAGTTCTGTAAAATCATTTTTAGATATCATCCGGAGATATCTGACTACTCCATTACTTAGATACTAC
This genomic interval carries:
- a CDS encoding LacI family DNA-binding transcriptional regulator — protein: MSVSIKDVALKAGVSTASVSRVLTNKPGVGAKTAERIRKVMEELDYRPNLGARGLVKQNTGNIAVVVPRGSFILNNPFFSTVLEGIAKGIDQTDYNMMMSFTSSQQKRLLETQAVDGVILFAPRNEELSLEWLESIRLPIVVVGSYLEGSPFPCVRPDDEDGIKQAVDALYQLGHRNIGIVNGPMSSMHSVRCLNGYKEKMDELGLPFSSENVFEIDEFDALKATTEVATFLKKHSNITGVVCSSDYLAIGVIKAANMLGLSVPKDLSVVGADDVPISDFITPALSTVHVDLLGIGQRATSILMNMLEGKQIRKKDVVFKMEYINRSTTDSPKYN
- a CDS encoding dihydrodipicolinate synthase family protein, whose protein sequence is MKNKVKWSGVFPAVLIPFKDDYSIDEEGFRSLVRWVASHEGVNGIVVNGHTGEIMTLLPEERAEAVRIAADELKGRIPVISGVSAEGTIEAIQHAQAVEKAGGSGILLMPPHSWLRFGMQEESPVQFFKDVAEAINISIVVHQYPTWTKTSYTTSQLLEMAAIPNVVSIKVGQRDIAQYEVDIRALKKNAPDVSLLTCHDEYLLPTLVQGIDGALVGFGCFVPDLIAELVKCVKDQDLTAANAVYDRIFELKQAVYKMDEPSSTSHLRMKEAMYQRGLISSSLARRPVLPLKEEEVEEIRQGLLKVGLLKDEVKA
- a CDS encoding Gfo/Idh/MocA family protein translates to MTDQLIKVGIIGGSLNNQWASKTHIPVLKENPFYQITAIGTSKAETAKESARVLHASHSFTDYKKLAQSRDVDLVVVSVKVPFHYKASIAAIEKNKHIYCEWPLGIDTMQAVKLARLAGQANIHHAIGLQARQSPEVNYIKEAIKQGEIGRIISCTMQVATQGKGGVTDEANSYILKKENGANLLTINGGHSLDVLCYILGDFRELSAVMNTHYTEALIQGTGVTISKDTADQILIQGTLIDDISASVHIQGGVYPAFQLEIRGEKGVFRLTQNHSSGHVQFGDLKVEKVKYPTYLLSAKGVYFEEINVSSVKDNNPKGYVEKAYNMLAKDIFENRGQIPNFHDAVKLHQLLDAVRTSAETGEKVVLDR
- a CDS encoding LysR family transcriptional regulator, coding for MDIENMKAFVSVAELRSISAAAMKLNHLQSNMTAKIKKIEIYYNQELFIRNSKGVKLTKQGEKLYHQFKKILHLWEETENKMKKQDEKLRIGTMISVGGTEFSSALNKLYNTYPDLAVTLKTGSTEYIENQVLLGQIDVAYTIGSLNNKKIRYKEVGVEEMVVIGRGIDQHTTFDDYVRQKNILVLSDKCLYMTILHNIYVSLNIEQGDIIEVGDPETLVQFALMGMGISLVSKRIANRYNINNYLEVPSPYRYTDFYLISRLNYEFTPIEKQFIELNNFSDTFKGMEV
- a CDS encoding prephenate dehydrogenase/arogenate dehydrogenase family protein; amino-acid sequence: MKLGFIGFGEAAFELSVGLKGEGLETIFAHDVMIDHPTYGPQIKERAAQAQVELLYRPEEVLKQVDIVMVAVPADKALEVSEMLKPFIKKECIYVDVSASTPIVKQKINTNIQEKNAFFVDAAMLGPLPVYKHKVPISASGNGVDRLISLMTPYSMDITKVSEKPGDASAVKLIRSIYMKGVVALYLELLEASHEFNVEQLVLDSISETLDSKSFRETMNRLVTGTSIHALRRSIELDGSIQMLEASNLNSVMSKAAKSKLETLASFNLKEKFKGQKPDHWLDVIKACKEDAAVNN
- a CDS encoding RraA family protein, producing MSNLAPVLSEDIIKRAKLLNTTLISDAMGCTGSMDYKIKPVSTGMKVVGTALTVSLRPGDNLFLHQAIYDGTEGYVLVADGKGHTANAYLGELMAAAAKAMGIEGIIIDGAVRDKETLSQSEFPIFSKGFIPNGPLKDGPGELHKPISCGGVSVIPGDLIIGDDDGVVVVPKEKIEEVLFKAEKKLEYEKTRLETIEAFERARLQGESEGNIQPSWLREQMKAYGL
- a CDS encoding MurR/RpiR family transcriptional regulator, translated to MENPILKLKDNISQLTETQRRVADYILKNPVDVAFLTVDQLALTVKTSTTTIMRLTFSLGYSGYAEFQKGLQELLRNNAAPQIRLETNLKGLDESDLWMRCAESQFNNIQSTVEMISTESLNKALEMIVSADRIFCTSVRSGLPVAQHLSFGLNRLLGNCELIVSDLSDWVDKGITFTSRDLVIATSFPRYARRTVEFVTAAKSNDAKVISITDSYSSPLVKYSDLVLPCSSSSIAFHNSPISSLLVADYLVSAIAINYPEKTKDRLDKINSVLTKINYHYTD